A window of the Natronomonas salina genome harbors these coding sequences:
- a CDS encoding site-specific integrase produces the protein MLDDDETSASEGVSSEESDLNDLVAAYLQSRSKDPPPSLETLQRWLADEETAVDWNGTYSSSAASELRRWTQWMHDRDSDLEELRDPNQGPQVMRRYAQRLRRRTQGEKGISGATARTYYAYIRACLSWGVRDGRLDRNPALPEEATEELPDSASNHSDQQHWTPAQRQQLLDYTRQRAHDVIDEEGHSAAAIQAARDRALVAMLYFAAVRGAEVLRHRRDSREGRQGLRWDRVSLSDGTVELLGKGEQAWVKHPLPGPTTEYLKQLKRVQRPASDSWPVFPTSHAPSKWSVAREALPEQDVDVLVDEMGSIDAVLREYDVSPPSLTTDGARSRLQTLTANTGVDLGESADYLQPHGARRGMIGEVFKRDRGEAQDLGRHKDMSTTEESYRHLEVEEQRKRLDGLIEDIDST, from the coding sequence ATGCTCGATGACGACGAGACCTCGGCTTCGGAGGGGGTGAGCTCGGAGGAATCTGACCTGAATGATCTCGTAGCCGCATATCTCCAATCTCGGAGCAAAGATCCGCCGCCGTCACTCGAGACGTTGCAGCGCTGGCTAGCTGACGAGGAGACAGCCGTCGACTGGAACGGTACCTACTCATCGAGTGCTGCCTCGGAGCTCCGACGCTGGACTCAGTGGATGCACGACCGGGATTCGGACCTCGAGGAGCTCCGGGACCCGAACCAGGGGCCACAGGTCATGCGTCGGTACGCACAACGCCTGAGACGCCGGACACAGGGCGAGAAGGGGATCTCGGGGGCAACTGCGCGGACCTACTACGCTTACATCAGGGCCTGTCTCTCCTGGGGCGTACGTGATGGCCGCCTCGATCGCAATCCCGCACTCCCCGAGGAGGCGACCGAGGAATTGCCAGATTCTGCGTCGAACCATAGCGACCAGCAGCACTGGACCCCCGCGCAACGACAACAGCTCCTCGATTATACGCGCCAGCGAGCGCACGACGTCATCGACGAAGAGGGCCACAGTGCCGCAGCGATACAAGCGGCTCGAGATCGGGCGCTCGTGGCGATGCTCTACTTCGCGGCCGTACGTGGGGCCGAGGTCCTGCGTCACCGACGTGATTCTCGGGAAGGCCGTCAGGGTCTCCGCTGGGACCGGGTTTCACTCTCCGACGGGACTGTCGAGCTATTAGGAAAAGGCGAGCAAGCATGGGTCAAACACCCGTTGCCAGGGCCCACCACAGAGTATCTAAAGCAATTGAAGCGCGTGCAGCGACCGGCTTCGGACTCCTGGCCGGTGTTTCCGACAAGTCACGCGCCATCGAAGTGGTCGGTTGCCCGAGAAGCCCTTCCTGAGCAAGACGTTGACGTGCTTGTCGATGAAATGGGGAGTATCGATGCTGTACTGCGTGAGTACGATGTCTCGCCCCCATCGCTGACGACGGATGGTGCCCGAAGCCGCCTCCAGACGCTGACTGCGAACACAGGCGTGGACCTCGGCGAGAGTGCTGACTACCTCCAGCCGCACGGAGCTCGGCGTGGGATGATTGGGGAGGTTTTCAAGCGAGATCGTGGAGAGGCCCAGGACCTGGGTCGCCATAAGGACATGTCGACGACCGAGGAATCCTATCGCCATCTAGAGGTGGAAGAGCAGCGAAAACGGCTTGATGGACTCATCGAAGACATCGACTCCACGTGA
- a CDS encoding type II toxin-antitoxin system HicB family antitoxin, which translates to MASSTRDTEPHDGEIHLWEEDDWWIAKDIETGVTTQGQTRTAALSNLDEAIVLSNNEAGREPTDEELREIGIDPEDNITGSQEPPDVLE; encoded by the coding sequence ATGGCCAGCTCGACTCGGGATACGGAGCCCCACGATGGGGAAATCCACCTTTGGGAGGAGGACGACTGGTGGATCGCGAAGGATATCGAGACGGGGGTGACAACCCAGGGGCAAACGCGTACGGCTGCACTTTCAAATCTTGATGAGGCGATTGTGCTATCGAACAACGAAGCAGGGCGCGAGCCCACCGACGAAGAACTCCGCGAGATCGGTATCGACCCCGAGGACAACATCACCGGTAGCCAGGAACCACCGGACGTTCTCGAGTAG
- a CDS encoding type II toxin-antitoxin system HicA family toxin, translating into MSRRTFSGQEVAKVLVNAGGFKWRRTTGDHAQLYYEHPTNEEDKRQVTVPLHDELRTGTLRSIAEDAGANDFNAFCDWIDTNS; encoded by the coding sequence ATGAGTCGGCGGACGTTTTCTGGCCAAGAAGTCGCGAAGGTCCTCGTGAATGCCGGCGGCTTCAAATGGCGACGCACGACTGGCGATCACGCTCAGCTATACTACGAACATCCCACAAATGAGGAGGATAAACGCCAGGTGACCGTGCCATTGCACGACGAACTCAGGACGGGAACCCTTCGGAGTATCGCTGAGGATGCAGGGGCGAACGATTTCAATGCCTTCTGTGATTGGATCGACACCAATTCGTGA
- a CDS encoding HalOD1 output domain-containing protein has product MDIVLSILEEVADAEESRPLDLPPLNDAIDVDSLEQLIDSLDQFETIQFTYCHYRITVKGDGTIFIDTSETAMITDVQ; this is encoded by the coding sequence ATGGACATTGTGCTCAGTATCCTCGAAGAAGTCGCCGATGCCGAGGAGTCCCGCCCTCTTGATTTACCTCCCCTCAATGATGCTATCGACGTAGATTCTCTGGAACAGCTCATTGACTCCTTAGACCAATTCGAGACGATTCAGTTTACGTACTGTCACTACAGAATCACCGTTAAAGGAGACGGTACCATTTTCATCGATACAAGCGAGACTGCGATGATAACCGATGTACAGTGA
- a CDS encoding two-component system sensor histidine kinase NtrB, whose amino-acid sequence MVEIPGEEIETRQSEAADYQRLIGAPQEIAQFILDPNGEIVEWPSGAQDVYGFDENEVLGQSLEYLYAEGKDQPSPETLLTEAEQDSITRQNWQERADGDVFWARFSVSPLTNDSLQRYVVASQDITVQKQYEQMLERQNDRLKEFTDMLAHDLQSPLSVLDGRIELYQQTGEDAHLDSIQETTERMKRLVEDLLRVSRQGRVVQDPEPTELESLIETAMEGTLPAGANIEYESMPEVLADRDRLIEVFENLFQNSVTHGGEDVTIRIGPLQNGFYIEDDGPGIPEKDHGSVFQHGFSTREDGTGYGLSVVQSIIGAHDWDIEVTAAADGGARFEVTGLEFVSE is encoded by the coding sequence ATGGTTGAGATACCAGGGGAGGAGATAGAGACGAGGCAATCGGAGGCGGCGGATTATCAACGCCTCATCGGAGCCCCACAGGAAATTGCCCAGTTCATACTCGATCCAAACGGAGAGATCGTCGAGTGGCCATCAGGAGCCCAAGACGTCTATGGGTTCGACGAGAACGAGGTCTTGGGTCAATCGTTGGAGTATCTCTACGCAGAGGGGAAAGATCAACCGTCACCCGAGACATTGCTGACGGAGGCGGAACAGGATTCGATCACCCGTCAGAACTGGCAGGAACGAGCCGATGGCGACGTGTTTTGGGCTCGGTTCAGCGTGTCTCCGCTGACCAACGACTCGCTGCAGAGATATGTTGTCGCCAGCCAGGATATCACGGTACAGAAACAGTACGAACAGATGCTCGAGCGGCAGAACGATCGCCTCAAGGAGTTCACCGATATGCTGGCACACGACTTGCAGTCACCACTGTCGGTCCTCGATGGTCGCATCGAACTGTATCAACAAACCGGCGAGGACGCACATCTTGACTCCATTCAGGAGACGACCGAGCGGATGAAGCGACTCGTCGAGGACCTGCTTCGGGTTTCTCGCCAGGGCAGGGTGGTCCAGGATCCGGAACCGACCGAGCTTGAATCACTCATCGAGACGGCGATGGAGGGGACGCTCCCGGCAGGTGCGAACATCGAGTACGAGTCCATGCCGGAGGTATTGGCTGACCGAGACCGACTCATCGAAGTCTTCGAGAACCTCTTTCAGAACAGTGTGACTCATGGCGGGGAGGACGTGACAATTCGGATCGGACCGCTTCAGAACGGGTTCTATATCGAAGATGATGGCCCGGGGATTCCCGAAAAGGATCATGGGTCAGTGTTCCAGCACGGGTTCTCGACGCGGGAAGACGGGACGGGATATGGGTTATCGGTTGTCCAATCGATCATCGGTGCACACGATTGGGATATCGAGGTGACAGCTGCCGCAGATGGCGGCGCTCGGTTCGAAGTCACGGGACTCGAATTCGTAAGTGAGTAA
- a CDS encoding Rrf2 family transcriptional regulator, translating to MVDVTDDPTLPADESTTEQSRNDATGDRIPGEDSAYSPDEIELDDVEPDTYPEDLVEAGARWLLWQDSDGRKVPRNPHWGRSDRDDGYAFVGAKNPEAWLEFESARDWIDHDDDLGLAYYLTAPDRSDWDDDPNYQSIDPARDVPDEPHVGLLDFDDIRDPETGEVAPDAAALLDQLAGTFCEWSPSGTGAHALGGFRLPDDVQTLTIDLSSPEWPDAELELYPGRRYTTVTGNHIPESASSTRDIQGIVDDILANFPGALEAAQASTPASRPDDLDATPSTSKEALADIETTDDMQDVFDAIQHTGPSDIRLRSRVTNERSDGSKDLDPSWAQSKSGTRLAEVDDGWVYRKGMIGLDALQVVALEEGIITTETAYPSGEEFWAAVEALRDRGAHIPEYETEPGAGDPVSTVPLEKLDALDEEQRTRAAADRDVEWPSTDEARDRLRDRVLEAVRNQEDVVVDAPTGLGKSYTVATEPWLDHANVTGEQPVVQFSPTREARDTAAEHSSEASCVTHAVLRGRKEACPVAHGIHDPSEEDDDTADITMNRTPASEWFDAVCDGRGIPFSTAHAYLAEHNDQGIDLPCSHGDDPCPAISQWDSLPRTEDGNPAVDVIHATHQFAYVPGLTQHCNVIFDEQPDFAVDGEHLTNDRIQRAVTAFLQEAGAPVTTWEAFVTMARRAYRQQVQDDLLREAFATRGVLDHDPDLEWYFEDPDAHTLAPALAEAIWSGLAQGHDVNGRAVGTVTYTPPRLDANAHDDDRWSRTWITVVIDDNNRVQSVRSVPDLSNARSVIGLDAHPSLPLWERNTTTDILPARVLDADERRLWRRYERGLRVVQVGDAVRPLASGEYFNPDATRVLIEHLEHRYGDDFDTCITAASVETDVAQLMREADISDPETMHFGEERSRDDFGDRNVGLVHGSIDPGDDYVLNLLAECNLHAEPETTETAAGNERRAHGRGFVGPDADAASEILASVREAHVAQSAGRYARDADDPENHALVFVHTNAMPNGFADHEVSGVEWVATDAQRTVIEALRARESATARELADATDVSKRHVAKTLARLYEDGLISCREGVGDYGADVFTAEDAPASGIADLEIDDITNSPVWGSYTWSFPIEDVAVEQYSRNQRGGSVVATRAVSLAAFQGGPPPE from the coding sequence ATGGTGGACGTCACCGACGACCCGACACTGCCAGCCGATGAATCCACGACAGAGCAGTCCAGAAACGATGCTACGGGCGACCGCATTCCCGGTGAAGACAGCGCGTACAGCCCCGACGAGATCGAGCTCGACGACGTCGAGCCAGACACCTATCCGGAGGACCTCGTCGAGGCGGGCGCGCGCTGGCTCCTCTGGCAGGACAGCGACGGGCGCAAGGTCCCCCGGAATCCCCACTGGGGACGTTCCGATCGGGATGACGGCTACGCCTTCGTCGGCGCGAAGAACCCTGAGGCCTGGCTCGAGTTCGAATCCGCGCGCGACTGGATCGACCACGACGACGACCTCGGCCTTGCATACTACCTCACGGCGCCCGACCGCTCCGACTGGGACGACGACCCCAACTACCAATCGATAGACCCCGCACGTGACGTCCCCGACGAGCCCCACGTCGGCCTGCTAGACTTCGACGACATCCGTGACCCAGAGACTGGTGAGGTCGCCCCCGACGCCGCGGCGCTACTCGACCAGCTCGCCGGGACCTTCTGCGAGTGGTCGCCATCCGGCACGGGCGCGCATGCCCTCGGTGGCTTCCGGCTCCCTGACGACGTTCAGACCCTGACGATTGATCTGTCGTCGCCCGAGTGGCCGGACGCCGAGCTCGAACTCTATCCCGGCCGCCGATACACCACCGTCACCGGCAATCACATCCCTGAGTCCGCGTCGTCGACTCGAGACATCCAGGGGATCGTTGACGACATCCTGGCCAATTTCCCCGGCGCGCTCGAGGCTGCGCAAGCCTCCACGCCTGCGTCCCGTCCGGACGACCTCGACGCCACACCCAGTACCTCGAAAGAGGCACTCGCAGATATCGAGACCACCGACGACATGCAGGATGTCTTCGACGCCATCCAGCATACAGGCCCTTCGGACATCCGTCTCCGGTCGCGCGTGACCAACGAGCGAAGCGACGGAAGCAAGGACCTCGACCCCAGCTGGGCACAGTCGAAGAGCGGTACGCGACTCGCGGAAGTCGACGATGGCTGGGTGTATCGCAAAGGGATGATCGGCCTTGACGCTCTCCAGGTTGTCGCCCTCGAGGAGGGCATCATCACCACCGAGACTGCGTATCCCAGCGGTGAGGAATTCTGGGCCGCCGTCGAGGCGCTACGTGACCGTGGCGCCCACATCCCCGAGTACGAAACTGAGCCCGGAGCTGGCGACCCGGTGAGTACAGTTCCGCTAGAAAAGCTCGACGCGCTCGACGAGGAGCAGCGAACGCGTGCTGCCGCTGACCGCGACGTCGAATGGCCATCAACCGACGAGGCACGCGATCGGCTGCGTGACCGGGTGCTCGAGGCGGTGCGAAACCAGGAGGACGTCGTCGTCGACGCGCCGACTGGCCTCGGGAAGAGCTATACCGTCGCGACCGAGCCCTGGCTGGACCACGCCAACGTCACCGGCGAACAACCCGTGGTCCAGTTCAGCCCCACTCGGGAAGCGCGCGACACGGCAGCCGAACACAGCAGCGAGGCGAGTTGCGTGACCCATGCTGTGCTCCGCGGGCGGAAGGAAGCCTGTCCAGTCGCCCACGGCATCCACGATCCTTCGGAAGAAGACGACGACACCGCGGATATCACGATGAACCGGACGCCCGCCTCTGAGTGGTTCGATGCCGTCTGTGACGGCCGCGGCATCCCATTCTCGACTGCACACGCCTACCTCGCCGAACACAACGACCAAGGAATCGACCTCCCGTGCTCTCACGGCGACGATCCCTGTCCCGCGATCAGCCAGTGGGACAGCCTGCCTCGAACCGAGGACGGCAACCCCGCCGTCGACGTCATTCACGCCACCCACCAGTTCGCGTACGTCCCCGGACTCACCCAGCATTGTAACGTCATCTTCGACGAGCAGCCTGACTTCGCCGTTGACGGCGAGCACCTCACGAACGACCGCATCCAGCGCGCTGTCACGGCGTTCCTCCAGGAAGCTGGCGCGCCTGTCACCACTTGGGAGGCCTTCGTAACGATGGCCCGGCGCGCATACCGACAACAAGTTCAGGACGATTTACTTCGAGAAGCCTTCGCCACGAGAGGCGTCCTCGACCACGATCCGGATCTCGAGTGGTACTTCGAGGATCCTGACGCACATACCCTCGCGCCCGCGCTGGCAGAGGCCATCTGGTCTGGGCTCGCGCAAGGCCACGACGTCAACGGACGCGCCGTCGGCACCGTCACCTACACGCCGCCGCGACTCGACGCCAACGCCCACGATGACGACCGCTGGTCACGCACCTGGATCACAGTCGTTATCGACGACAATAACCGCGTCCAGAGCGTCCGAAGCGTCCCCGATCTCTCGAATGCCCGAAGCGTGATCGGGCTTGACGCACATCCAAGCCTCCCTCTCTGGGAACGCAACACGACCACGGACATCCTCCCGGCTCGCGTTTTGGACGCCGACGAACGCCGCCTCTGGCGTCGCTATGAGCGGGGGCTCCGCGTCGTCCAGGTCGGGGACGCCGTTCGCCCACTCGCCAGCGGCGAGTACTTCAACCCCGATGCCACGCGAGTCCTCATCGAACATCTCGAACACCGGTATGGCGACGATTTCGACACCTGCATCACCGCCGCCAGCGTCGAGACCGATGTCGCCCAGCTGATGCGCGAGGCCGACATCTCCGATCCGGAAACCATGCACTTCGGCGAAGAGCGCTCAAGAGACGACTTCGGCGACCGGAACGTCGGGCTCGTCCACGGTTCGATCGATCCCGGCGACGACTACGTCTTGAATCTCCTGGCGGAGTGCAATCTCCACGCCGAACCCGAGACCACCGAAACGGCGGCCGGAAACGAACGTCGCGCCCACGGCCGCGGGTTCGTCGGCCCCGACGCAGACGCCGCCAGCGAAATCTTGGCGTCCGTCCGTGAAGCCCACGTCGCCCAGTCCGCTGGCCGGTATGCACGTGATGCAGACGACCCCGAAAACCACGCACTCGTCTTCGTCCACACGAATGCGATGCCGAATGGCTTCGCCGACCACGAGGTATCAGGCGTCGAATGGGTCGCCACTGACGCTCAGCGAACCGTGATCGAGGCCCTCCGGGCTCGTGAATCCGCGACCGCCCGAGAACTGGCGGACGCTACCGATGTGTCCAAGCGACACGTCGCGAAGACGCTCGCTCGACTCTACGAGGACGGCCTGATCAGCTGTCGCGAGGGCGTCGGTGACTATGGAGCGGATGTGTTCACCGCTGAAGACGCTCCAGCGAGTGGAATCGCTGACCTCGAGATCGACGACATCACGAACAGCCCCGTATGGGGCTCCTATACGTGGTCGTTCCCGATTGAGGATGTTGCGGTGGAACAATATAGCAGAAATCAGCGAGGTGGCTCCGTAGTAGCCACACGTGCCGTGTCATTGGCTGCATTCCAGGGAGGTCCGCCACCGGAGTAG